The DNA window CGTTATCGTCATCATAAGTGTTCTTACCAGTCATATCAAAACTAAGCTCATCTGTATCTTCATTAgtcttatttattttaccataataattatttttttggtgtttaatattattcatgGGGTcagtataattattattaaaattatattcttttacaatataatcgtcaaaatttttatggctatttatgttatcatttttttcattagtCATTGTTGGTAATGAAAAATAGTCATTAATTTCTTCGGCACTATAAGATTCATCAATTTctctttttataaaacttCCACCGAAATCATCTGAATCGTTATTATGATAtctacaaaatatattatctgCATCACTATTATTACTACAATAATCACTATTACAATCACTATGCGTTCTATTTTCAAACATATGACTTCCATAAAAACTATGAGCATCGTCATTTCCAccaattatattattatcatatcGTTTTGAAGGAATAGACGAATCTACTACTGCATCATCATTTTGCCAAAACTccatttcattatttaattcatcgactacatttttaaatctaCGATTTATATCAGGTTgtaattcttttatttcttttaataaattatcaacAAATGGTTTTTCATATAGTtgatatattcttttattgCCTGTAACCTCTCTTATAATTTCTCGTTGTTCAAAAGGCTTTATAATACATTGATAAGCTAATGGATCCACTTGAAGTAAGTTCGACAtctgttttaaaaattttatagataATTGCTCTATATCATTTTGCAGATCTTGATCTTCAAATGAATCAacatgttttattattatacatgCAAATAATGCTAGTATATTTTCTCGTATACTAATAGGTATATTTGCAAATttgtcattatttattggtATATATTGTAATCTTAATGCTTCTAAATTTGCATGTGCCCTCTTTTTTCGTAACTTACGTTTcctttcttttatatatttaattgtttCTCTTTCAAACATATCTGAATATGAATtaatatcaaatatattatttgctAATTTCTTGTTAAAAAGTGtatttacaaatttatttttaggtACAGGATAAGATTCTGAAGGTGTTTCTGAATCGTACACCTCTACCAGCTCACTATTTCTCATATTTTCAACACGCTTAGTACTTCGTACATTTTCAACACGCTCAGTGCTTCGTACATTTTCCACACGCTCAGTGCTTCGTACGTTTTCTGCATGTTCAGTGCTTTGTACATTTTCCACACGCTCAGTGCTTCGTACGTTTTCTGCATGTTCAGTGCTTTGTACATTTTCTATATGCTCTGTGCTTTTTGCATTTTCTTCGCTTTTTGGTTCCGCCTTTTCAGCGagatcattttttatagtctGGCTTTTATGCGCTCCATTGTgctcatttatttttttattttttaacttgtctttatttaaacctttattttttttttcattatttttattactagCATTTTTAGAGGTATTATATAagctttttaaaaatgccTCTTCAATTtctgcattttttataggacttatattattcataaatatttttccttcttctattttttttttaatatcattatCAATTCCTTTAACAATATTTGTCGATTCATAGCGGACATGAGTTGTTCTTgaatttaacaaaatttcCCGCTCCCTTACATAATCGTCATCACTGATATCATCAgtgttatatttatctttcAACATTAGTTCGAACGTaaagttttaaatatacttGTTATGAGCTCATGTatgattaaaaatatgtattggAGTTCCCAATTATgcttaacaaaatatatgtacgttcatgtaaatatatatattatttactttataatacaaatttattatttattattcgtatgtattttttttgacaaatgtttgatattatatattatcataatattattttttttaattaatgtaTCCCTATCTagcatataattaaaaaaaatatgattatgtttaaattgtaaaatatttttttaattataaacttTAATAGCAATCATATATCTTTCAAATAGTACGTGATCtacacattatttttatttattattttcatatcaaaatgataaaatatattttaaaataaataaaatacaaatggaaataattaaacaaataagctaagaaaaatagctattattttattacatatatttttatacttttttttttttcatattctcataaatatttttttttcgaaaaaaaaaaaaaaaataaaataaatttttttattcaagctaccaatcaaaaaattaaaaataaatcggCATATTGAcatatatctttttataaattattcattttatataattttatgattatatgtccctaagaaataaatatactaaGATAAGGAGAAAATGCAACTTGTAAAATATTCCATAATTGGttgtaataattaaaatatatattataaaaaaaattaattaattttgcCATTAATTAAagtctttatatataaggcATTtgttgataaatatatattatcgaattaatatgattatatgaaaaaaatcaacTTGATAAGTtgaaaaatcattttttcatatacatataattaatattaattctcagattattatatatgaaataaaaataaacctaattttttttatgcatttacaatttttaataacaaaacttatttatatttgtctttacacataatttatgttttaattcGTACAATGTATAGTGGTCACTCTTAACGGTTGTATATGATTTATGAATacattgtaaaaaataacattacTTATGTAACAGATTTTaattatgaatatgtaTGAAATGCAGTTCTCATAGCATACACAATTTTgacaacaaaaaatatcgaaaaaaaaatattttttcgaaataaataaaaaaataattaaataaagttTAAACTAAATCACTTTAAAAAAGCAAAGTGATATATTCTTAAAAAAGGGTACCacaaatattgtttttataaacgaatatatattgaaaaaaaaataaatatttggaAGTTTTTTGAAACataggaataaaaaaatgtaaatatgttCTTCACATAATGTAGCGTATCCTTCAAATAGCGAATAATATtgccaaaaaaataagctaGCAATTTATCGATCTGTTCCCACAATAATCATTTTTGCAACTATTCTTATGAAAAGCATTGCATAGAAAAAAtctttctatatatatttatttttgtctcTCTATGGGCATATACAAATGGGAAATTACcattaaataaaactatGTGCGATATATTTCTAAAGTTATAAATTACTGTAACTTTGTAATTATATCAAAGAAAGATTAATAGAATCATTGCCTTATTtctcataaatatttataggtTAACAATGGTATGAtatgatatttatttatataggCTTATGTGTCTtatctttttatatattttactttataTGACCCATCGTTAAAATGCTGAATATAAGATATAACACCATTCTTCCATTTACTAATGCCTGTGTCtgctaataataatttatcttGACAATAACTATTAACCTGTTTATTTTTCTGAACAGTGTGACCAATAACCATTCTATTAGATTTTAATAATCCCAAAGATTTATATAACGAGGAACATACCCTTGAATCTGAAAATGCATTTTTAGTAACATAAGAATAATACCTATTTAATGTAGGACCATATTCACAAGCAATACATAATTCTTGACgtttttcgattttttgatttaacAATTCACAATTATTTATGAGTTCTTTTTTCCCTTcttcatttataaaatcaatACCATATGTAGAGTAAAAAGGTAATACTCCTGCATGTGaaaatgtaatattatTCACATTTACAACAAAAGGACTATCAATtaaatagttatatatttcttgcCCCTTCCTAAACATAtcatttctatatttataatcttCTATATTTCCTTGAGgatttttgaattttaaacataaattACTTACTTCATGATTGCCTAAaagtaatattattttactatttaaACTTTTTCCACTTTCATTGTAatgtttaataaataatataatatctaTATCATCATATGTTGGATCCAACACATCACCAGTTATAACAGTTAACACATTATTTCGgattacattattttctaaatcaATTATActttcatttaataatattcttaTAAATGCGTCCTTATCACCATGCAAATCTCCAATGCtataaaaatcatattCCCATTTTAAATTGGAAAAACTTGTGCTATgtacataatttattttccataaaaTAGCTAGATagccaaaaaataaatattttaagtatgacatgttcatatttttgtcaTGTGtgtacaatttttttttttgtagcTAGCGAAAATTATTCATCAAAATGAACAAAACAAAAGTGATATATAGAGATAGAGCATGTGAAAAAAGGCGAAATAggtataacaaaataagcTATGATAGTAATAAGAACATTCtcaaatatttgtatatatatgtatctATGATTAGgttttcatatattcataattattatgtagTTTATAGTATAGTGGAGCTTTATAGAGGGAAAAGTATTTCATCATAatgttacattttttatttcaagcatgtacataaaatttataaaaatatcaaataatgtaaaaaataaatataagtacGAAAATGTAGTGATAGCTTAAACTATTATAAAgcaaaatgatgataattaCATTTGCATGGATACACAATATcgaatttatgaaaaagcattaatgatgaatattatatatagtgtACGCATGTATGTATGTTTGCGGCGTGTTTCGTCCCTCGTTTTATTTGTAAGCATaaataatgcaaataattgttcttaaataaaataaataatttctaAACGAACCATTTTAAGAGTTCCtttcaaaaaatactaAGAAATTACccttaaataaatatttaaaaatgtatatattaaatatatgcttaataaaataattcctTAGCAGTAACGGCATTGTTTGAAATAAAGAAGCTATCTATAATTATTCCTCTTTTATGACAATTCAtatttgatgaaaataaataaaaaaaatattgatatatattatgttgaAAAATTGccatacatttttttattttcctctacattaaatatgtatgtgtgtatataaatgttgAAAAACATGTGtggttatatttttttttataaatatattaatgtttATAAAGGTACTATAAGTAGTTTTTTCgaaagttttttttcaaaatatatatatgaaagaattaattatatggataatattcatatagGTATTTGCATATCATATGATAAACTATGCAAATGAGAAAAAAGCATAAAaacgaagaaaaaaatcacttatataaacaatatataaattttgtataaataaatatataaaaatttcataCACATGTATGGTTGTCTTTTAAACTGATATTAGGTTAACCATTTATGtgttttacatatttttccaGATTTAATGTTGCACAAAatttttgttcatatttttatccttataattttttttgtagttTTGATTTTTGTTACGattgtaattttttccatattttccATCTCCCTTTTTGTGGTTCCAATTTGACTTGTCATCCTTCATTTGGGTCTTTCTTTCTTGCATGAGCATGAACCTGAAGagagtaaaaaaaaaaataaattttaattagaaaaaaaaaaaaaaagcgaacatacaaaaaatgcattCACAATATGTATTCATATCTATCATAGAATGACAAAACTTACTTTGGATTTTTCATGTTCAATGCGAGCTCATTTTGTTCCATAACTTCGTTAATATTTTCGGCCAATTTAAGGGCCATGGTTTGCAATGGTGTGGGGTTTACTTTGTTTATGAGTATGTATTTACTGCTTTCATTCCAACATGCTGGTATTTCATGATTAACCATCATTTTACTTAAAATAGAGTGAACAGTATTTTGTGGTAGATCAAACATAACACATAATTGATCAATTGAAAAAGAGTCATAAACTGAAATATAAcggaatatatatgtacgcATAGCTTCttgtttaattttttctgtAAGTATAGCTTGtactttttctttatctgTAAATTTTGGCCATATAGATAAActgaaaattttttcacaacacattttccaatttcctttttgtaaatattttgtagctaatataataatttctcTATTGTTTTCTGGAGGactattaaatatttgtttatcaTAAATATCTAAGAATCGACGAAATTGTCTTGAGataatatcttttttagATTCATAAGAGTGTTTAGCTAAATTTGGAACCTCTAATAACATAGCACAAATGTTATTAACACATTCAATTAATTCTATTGATATATGCATGTGAAAAGAAAGTAATCTTCTTTTTTCGGTTCTTTCTTGTTctattgttttttcttgattttttaaagtgGATATACCTTGTGCAATTAATTCTCTGTGTTTATTTTGTGAACATATTTCAACAAGACAACAATGAGCTTCATATATTCTTCCATGCCTAAATGCACATAATCCTAATTGTATTAAAtttctattatataatatttgtgTTTGAACATCTGAACTTATTGCTAATTCATGTACATTACCaacatttaatatttctcTTGCTTCTAAAAATTCATCATATaaacttttattataagATAATTGTAATAATGCTCTTAATTTTTGTTGTTTAGTTCCATGTTCAAATACTTCGCATAcaaatttttcaataacATCTTTAGGAGACTCATCAGCATCTGTTGATTCGTTcgtttcttcttttttttggttATCGCCTTCCTTTTCAACATATTCCTTTCCATGTTTTACAAATCCCcatatttgtttaaaaGGTAACTCAGGTTTGTAATATAAATGGTCTAATATTCTAGtcgaaatatatattgccAAGTCAggtaaattttttgtatgctttacatatttatatccttTATATAGTAAAGATATCATATGAACAGTTTTTCCAAGTCTTTTTCGATATTCTTCTGTTTGTAcatctatatataataatgcttttaataattcatcATCTAATTTTGctaaaaaggaaattaaTGTTTTACAagattttgttattttttccttttcattAGTTTCATCTGTTGGTTCTGCAATTTCTTcagttatatttattgaaactaaataaaaatgatcattttgtattaataaatCTAAAATAAGTTCTATATActtaaatgttttattcCATACATTAAAtgacatatatgtataaacaCTTGAAACAACATCAAActctaaatttattaaatgctCTAATACTTCTATATAGGATTGTGTACTTATTGTTTTAGCTAATTCacataattttgataatatatttatatgttcaTGTTTATCTAAACCCTTTCTTCCTCTTTTTTCAATAACAGATTTTACTCGATTTCTTATAACATCTTctgataaattttttgtatttaataattctgcatatgttttttttttagatgATTGATTATCATCTGCATGGGTAcctttttcatcttttttctttgtaCCTtcttttttcgtttttttcactttagctactttttttttactttctACTTTTTCACTTGTTTTTAATCCCCATTTGCTCATAGCTTTCTTAGTTTTATCATCTTCTTCATCGGATGCATATTCTGCATCATCACTGTATGACCaatcatcatcatcatcttCTTCATCTTCATCCTCATCatctttatttgttttttttttttttccatcgTCTTCCTCTTCATCATCTTCTTCGTCCTCTTCATCGTCATCTTCGTCATCCTCATCATCGTCTTCATCTTTCTTACGTCTCTctaaattttctttaaatttatcTGGATTTTCATGATATTggtttaatttattttggtATAATTCACTacattttctaattttagCTCGTAACTTATTTAAAGTTTgtgctttatttttacttaactcttttttttcaacattattttgaaaTGTAGTATcaacatattttgttagtttatctaaatatattattacaaaattaGGAATACGATCAGCACCTTCTTTAgccataaatttatataaattttcatattctttCAATAGTTGATTGAAGTCATCATTTTCCATActatcatttaaattatcttCAATCgtttcataaaaatgtaatctTTTTCCTTCCGAACTTTTTATTACCctttcttcttcttcgGAGCTACTGCTATCCATGACTGCCCACCTTTCTGCTTGTGCAGAAACTAATGGCTTCTcctaaaaatggaaaacaTAGTAATggaaaatgttttttacaAGTTCATACACAAATGCATGTACTATATGAAACATATTAATGTGAAAACACTGTGTGCCTTACGCATGTAAATATGCAATtcatttttagaaaataaaaaacagtTATAGATATTATCCACATTCCGTATTTCCACATaatgtataaattttattattttaaaattttataatttcttaCATCAACTTCATTTTCTGAAGAATCTGATACATTGTCACCACTGTCATTATCTGCTCCCCGGGCCCAAAATTTAGATtgcattttaataaatatatatttaggcttgtaaaaatatagaaattttgttatataaactattaaaaatgtataatatatgtaaataatttataatgtaattttaaataagattataaaaaatattagataatatatatctatagatataaaatataattagcAAAACATTATTCTTgtaactatatttttttctttacatTTAATtgaggaaataaaaaaaaaaaaaaaaattatatataaaccaatgaatatataaattttggaaaaaatataaaatatccacgataaataataaacatgtggaaaagaaaaaaaaatgtcatATATGCATTCTTATGGATTTTAACAAAGTAGGTATTACCAAACCAGTAATAGCAATTCGCAcgtaatataataatatgtaaacatgttatctatatattttttaaaattatagcGTCATTAcgcatatatgtaatattgtcggtatgtttaaatatgtgctgtaaaaatattaaaataatatatgaaccTTACGAGAATAAATTAAGGCTATAAGTAATAAcaacaatattatttatttctattcGTAGCAATATTTGtcaatttataaatatattatacatatgcatacacaatatatattatttattatccaCAATTTGGCGAGCACAAAAAATACGCATTTTCCAACTCGATcaacattattttattttttccaaatgtgttgaaaattatattttttattaatatttataaatataaaataatattatattttttttatttttatttttttataaataaatacattttttagtataaaaaaaattaattaaatgtaggtggtttatttttcttgttTAGTCCGTCGTTCTACATTTTACAATACACCATGTGATTTACTTATGtgatcatatttttttgcaaataaatggaattatttaggtatatataaatcagtaaattatataaatgttcttattctattttttatgttttcaaAGTGTTTATTATGTATGCAATTTACATtgtgtatattattatccaCAATTTGGTgagcataaaaaatataaaaaaaaaaatacaaaaaaaaaatataaacaaatgtaACATAGTAAACTACCAAAGAATAACataactattttatatagtCTTATTtcgataaatataaattatcattttccattttttaatgaataaaCTTTTCCTTCATAAGTAGGTTTACTTT is part of the Plasmodium chabaudi chabaudi strain AS genome assembly, chromosome: 6 genome and encodes:
- a CDS encoding shewanella-like protein phosphatase 2, putative translates to MNMSYLKYLFFGYLAILWKINYVHSTSFSNLKWEYDFYSIGDLHGDKDAFIRILLNESIIDLENNVIRNNVLTVITGDVLDPTYDDIDIILFIKHYNESGKSLNSKIILLLGNHEVSNLCLKFKNPQGNIEDYKYRNDMFRKGQEIYNYLIDSPFVVNVNNITFSHAGVLPFYSTYGIDFINEEGKKELINNCELLNQKIEKRQELCIACEYGPTLNRYYSYVTKNAFSDSRVCSSLYKSLGLLKSNRMVIGHTVQKNKQVNSYCQDKLLLADTGISKWKNGVISYIQHFNDGSYKVKYIKR
- a CDS encoding eukaryotic translation initiation factor 3 subunit C, putative, with protein sequence MQSKFWARGADNDSGDNVSDSSENEVDEKPLVSAQAERWAVMDSSSSEEEERVIKSSEGKRLHFYETIEDNLNDSMENDDFNQLLKEYENLYKFMAKEGADRIPNFVIIYLDKLTKYVDTTFQNNVEKKELSKNKAQTLNKLRAKIRKCSELYQNKLNQYHENPDKFKENLERRKKDEDDDEDDEDDDEEDEEDDEEEDDGKKKKTNKDDEDEDEEDDDDDWSYSDDAEYASDEEDDKTKKAMSKWGLKTSEKVESKKKVAKVKKTKKEGTKKKDEKGTHADDNQSSKKKTYAELLNTKNLSEDVIRNRVKSVIEKRGRKGLDKHEHINILSKLCELAKTISTQSYIEVLEHLINLEFDVVSSVYTYMSFNVWNKTFKYIELILDLLIQNDHFYLVSINITEEIAEPTDETNEKEKITKSCKTLISFLAKLDDELLKALLYIDVQTEEYRKRLGKTVHMISLLYKGYKYVKHTKNLPDLAIYISTRILDHLYYKPELPFKQIWGFVKHGKEYVEKEGDNQKKEETNESTDADESPKDVIEKFVCEVFEHGTKQQKLRALLQLSYNKSLYDEFLEAREILNVGNVHELAISSDVQTQILYNRNLIQLGLCAFRHGRIYEAHCCLVEICSQNKHRELIAQGISTLKNQEKTIEQERTEKRRLLSFHMHISIELIECVNNICAMLLEVPNLAKHSYESKKDIISRQFRRFLDIYDKQIFNSPPENNREIIILATKYLQKGNWKMCCEKIFSLSIWPKFTDKEKVQAILTEKIKQEAMRTYIFRYISVYDSFSIDQLCVMFDLPQNTVHSILSKMMVNHEIPACWNESSKYILINKVNPTPLQTMALKLAENINEVMEQNELALNMKNPKFMLMQERKTQMKDDKSNWNHKKGDGKYGKNYNRNKNQNYKKNYKDKNMNKNFVQH